In a genomic window of Thermosynechococcus sp. CL-1:
- a CDS encoding carboxylesterase, which yields MNVASSTSVALAIGVDFFYVGNVWHATALIHLVNRPFFYGHAAGDRACLLLHGLGGGVYELQLLGEVLYKAGWTVQGILYPGHDRPTPQMPASTWPQWYEAVVSAFQALRESYSTVAVIGFSTGGTLALHLARHYAVDALVLLAPFLRIYRPWFLPLAPETLVLSIGQWIPWVPRRSLPIRDRPLRQAAEAACFFKSFNLQAVRSALDLIAQVERELPLITTPTLILQSLADTVVDRQGGQRIYEHLGSPKKELHWFKESDHLLPLDVEREQVFAKVVAFLGR from the coding sequence ATGAACGTCGCGTCCTCTACCTCGGTTGCTCTAGCGATCGGGGTAGATTTTTTCTATGTTGGTAACGTGTGGCATGCAACTGCATTGATTCATCTCGTCAATCGTCCCTTTTTCTACGGCCATGCTGCGGGCGATCGCGCCTGCTTGTTACTCCATGGCTTGGGGGGTGGGGTTTATGAACTGCAACTTTTGGGAGAGGTTCTCTACAAAGCAGGCTGGACGGTTCAGGGCATCCTCTATCCGGGGCACGATCGCCCCACTCCCCAAATGCCCGCCTCGACATGGCCGCAGTGGTATGAGGCTGTCGTCAGTGCCTTTCAGGCCTTGCGAGAGAGCTACTCAACGGTTGCGGTGATCGGCTTTTCCACAGGGGGGACGCTAGCCCTGCATCTTGCCCGTCACTATGCCGTTGATGCCCTAGTGCTCCTTGCTCCCTTTTTGCGTATCTATCGGCCTTGGTTTTTGCCCTTGGCTCCGGAAACTTTGGTGCTATCCATTGGTCAGTGGATTCCTTGGGTGCCTCGGCGCAGCCTACCAATCCGCGATCGCCCCCTACGCCAAGCAGCAGAAGCCGCCTGCTTTTTCAAAAGTTTCAACCTGCAAGCGGTGCGCAGTGCCCTCGACCTGATTGCCCAAGTGGAGCGGGAACTGCCGCTGATCACAACGCCAACACTGATTCTGCAAAGCCTTGCTGACACGGTCGTTGACCGCCAAGGGGGGCAGAGGATTTATGAACACCTAGGCAGCCCCAAAAAGGAATTGCACTGGTTCAAGGAGTCGGATCACTTGCTCCCCCTTGATGTCGAGCGAGAGCAGGTATTCGCCAAGGTGGTCGCCTTTTTGGGAAGATAG
- the rsgA gene encoding small ribosomal subunit biogenesis GTPase RsgA: MSDLVGLVRAVQANYYRVRLQEAANGIEELLCVRRARLKKMGQQVCVGDWVVVSHPDWQGHRGAIAEILPRRNQLSRPAIANVDQVLLLFALADPPADVHQISRFLLTAEGLNVEIQVLFTKADLVSAQEQQQWRDRLHQWGYHCHVLSLTQGSDWQHLHPHLADKITVVCGPSGVGKSSLIRHLTPREDIRVGAVSDHWHRGRHTTRHVELFPLPAGGWIADTPGFNQPELPQDPQQLAAAFPEIRQRLSKDRCLFDNCRHDQEPGCCVRGDWERYPLYIEYLHELETMASSEPSLGKVPPVKAKSDRQGQQRLEPLLDPKKYRRRSRRQQHQHLNPMAEEVLDSEL; encoded by the coding sequence ATGAGTGATCTGGTGGGCTTGGTGCGGGCTGTTCAGGCCAATTACTACCGTGTCCGCCTGCAGGAAGCCGCCAATGGCATTGAGGAGTTACTGTGTGTACGCCGCGCCCGCCTCAAGAAGATGGGGCAACAGGTGTGTGTGGGGGATTGGGTGGTGGTGAGCCATCCCGACTGGCAAGGACACCGCGGAGCGATCGCTGAGATTTTGCCCCGCCGCAATCAATTGTCACGCCCAGCGATCGCCAATGTCGATCAAGTGTTGCTCCTTTTTGCCTTGGCTGACCCTCCTGCTGATGTCCATCAAATTAGCCGCTTTCTCTTGACCGCCGAGGGATTGAATGTCGAGATTCAGGTGCTTTTCACCAAAGCGGATTTAGTTTCTGCGCAAGAGCAACAGCAGTGGCGCGATCGCCTGCATCAATGGGGCTATCACTGCCATGTCCTCAGTCTCACCCAAGGAAGCGACTGGCAACATCTGCATCCCCACCTCGCCGATAAGATTACAGTTGTCTGTGGCCCGTCGGGGGTAGGCAAAAGTAGCTTGATCCGCCATCTGACACCTCGGGAAGATATTCGCGTCGGTGCGGTCTCGGATCACTGGCACCGGGGGCGGCACACCACTCGCCATGTGGAACTCTTTCCCCTGCCAGCGGGGGGCTGGATTGCCGATACACCGGGCTTTAATCAACCCGAACTGCCCCAAGACCCCCAGCAATTGGCGGCGGCTTTTCCGGAGATTCGCCAACGGCTGAGCAAGGATCGGTGTCTCTTTGATAACTGTCGCCACGATCAGGAACCGGGCTGCTGTGTACGCGGTGATTGGGAGCGCTACCCCCTCTACATTGAGTATTTGCATGAGCTAGAAACAATGGCCAGTTCAGAGCCATCCTTAGGGAAGGTACCCCCAGTGAAGGCCAAGAGTGACCGCCAAGGGCAGCAGCGCCTTGAACCCCTCTTGGATCCGAAAAAATATCGCCGTCGATCGCGACGGCAGCAACATCAGCACCTCAATCCTATGGCTGAAGAAGTCCTCGATAGTGAACTGTGA
- a CDS encoding sulfurtransferase TusA family protein has product METLDLRGTPCPLNFVRTKLRLQQLPPQQPLEVWLDAGEPIEQVPDSLRMAGYDVLGIEPRQDYFALQVQRPA; this is encoded by the coding sequence ATGGAAACATTGGATCTACGGGGAACGCCCTGTCCTTTGAACTTTGTGCGCACAAAACTGCGACTGCAACAGTTGCCCCCCCAGCAGCCCCTTGAGGTCTGGTTGGATGCAGGAGAACCCATTGAGCAGGTGCCCGATAGTTTGCGCATGGCGGGCTACGATGTCCTTGGGATTGAGCCACGGCAGGACTATTTTGCCCTTCAGGTGCAGCGTCCGGCATGA